From Chryseobacterium sp. IHB B 17019, one genomic window encodes:
- a CDS encoding acyl-CoA dehydrogenase family protein, with protein sequence MTTLNKTLKGGEFLIKEIPANEIFSLEELSEEQKMLRDSAKEFIDREVVPQHDRFEKKDYALTEETMRKLGEMGLLGITVPEEYGGLGMGFVSTMLACDYVSGGNGSLATAYGAHTGIGTLPTLLYGSEELKKKYLPDLATGTKFGAYCLTEPDAGSDANSGKTRAKLSEDGKHYIINGQKMWISNAGFADTFTLFAKIDDDKNITGFVINRSELEDPNSLTFGEEEHKLGIRSSSTRQVFFNDMKIPVENMLGERNNGFKIALNALNVGRIKLAAANLDGQRRILNHSIQYSNERKQFGVSISTFGAIRKKIAEMSTGVFVSEAGSYRLAKNVEDKIAELVAGGMDHQQAELKGVEEFAVEASILKVFVSDLTQVTADEGIQIYGGMGFSEDTPMESAWRDARIGRIYEGTNEINRLLAVGMLIKKAMKGELDLLSPAMAISKELMGIPSFEVPDYSAFMSEEKAIIANLKKVFLMVSGAALQKYMMDIEKQQHLLLNASEILNQIYMAESAILRAEKHFSPDSVEAAMAQLNLYKAVEKIIVAAKEGIISFAEGDEQRMMLSGLRRFTKYTNNPNVVALTEKVAAHYIGKGNY encoded by the coding sequence ATGACTACACTTAATAAAACATTAAAAGGAGGTGAGTTTTTAATAAAAGAAATTCCAGCTAACGAAATTTTCTCTTTGGAAGAACTTTCAGAAGAGCAAAAAATGCTTCGTGATTCTGCGAAAGAATTTATTGACAGAGAAGTTGTTCCGCAACATGATCGTTTTGAGAAAAAAGATTATGCCCTGACAGAAGAAACAATGCGCAAATTAGGCGAAATGGGACTTCTTGGAATCACCGTTCCTGAAGAATATGGTGGTCTTGGAATGGGATTCGTAAGCACTATGTTGGCTTGTGATTACGTTTCAGGAGGAAATGGTTCATTAGCAACAGCTTACGGAGCACATACCGGAATCGGGACATTGCCTACTCTTCTTTACGGAAGTGAAGAATTGAAAAAGAAATATCTTCCGGATTTGGCTACAGGAACAAAATTCGGAGCCTATTGTCTGACAGAACCTGATGCTGGTTCAGATGCCAATTCAGGGAAAACAAGAGCAAAATTGTCTGAGGACGGAAAACATTACATCATCAACGGACAAAAAATGTGGATTTCAAATGCAGGTTTTGCAGATACTTTTACGCTTTTTGCGAAAATTGATGATGATAAAAATATCACAGGTTTTGTAATTAACCGTTCAGAATTAGAAGACCCAAACAGCTTAACATTCGGTGAGGAAGAGCACAAATTAGGTATCCGTTCGTCCTCTACCCGTCAGGTTTTCTTCAATGATATGAAAATTCCTGTTGAAAATATGTTGGGCGAAAGAAACAATGGTTTCAAAATAGCTTTAAATGCTTTAAATGTTGGTAGAATTAAGTTAGCTGCAGCAAATCTTGATGGACAGAGAAGAATCTTGAACCACTCTATTCAATATTCAAATGAAAGAAAACAGTTTGGAGTTTCTATCTCAACGTTTGGAGCAATTAGAAAGAAAATCGCAGAAATGTCAACTGGTGTTTTTGTGAGCGAGGCGGGTTCTTACCGTTTAGCAAAAAATGTTGAAGATAAAATTGCAGAATTAGTTGCAGGCGGAATGGATCACCAGCAAGCTGAATTAAAAGGTGTTGAGGAATTCGCGGTAGAAGCTTCTATCCTTAAGGTTTTCGTGTCAGATCTTACTCAGGTAACGGCTGATGAGGGAATTCAGATTTACGGTGGAATGGGCTTCTCAGAAGATACTCCAATGGAATCTGCGTGGAGAGATGCCAGAATTGGAAGAATCTATGAAGGAACCAACGAAATCAACCGACTTTTAGCAGTTGGTATGTTGATCAAGAAAGCAATGAAAGGCGAACTGGATTTACTTTCTCCGGCAATGGCGATCAGTAAAGAATTAATGGGAATTCCGTCATTTGAAGTTCCTGATTATTCGGCTTTTATGAGCGAAGAAAAAGCAATTATTGCTAATCTTAAGAAAGTTTTCTTAATGGTTTCCGGAGCTGCACTTCAAAAATATATGATGGATATTGAGAAACAACAACATTTACTATTAAATGCTTCTGAAATTCTTAACCAGATCTATATGGCAGAATCTGCGATTTTAAGAGCAGAAAAACACTTCTCTCCTGATTCTGTGGAAGCTGCAATGGCTCAGTTGAATCTTTACAAAGCTGTTGAGAAGATCATTGTTGCTGCAAAAGAAGGAATTATTTCTTTCGCAGAAGGTGACGAACAGAGAATGATGCTTTCCGGATTGAGAAGATTCACGAAATATACAAACAATCCTAATGTAGTGGCATTGACTGAAAAAGTGGCTGCTCATTATATTGGAAAAGGAAATTATTAG